Proteins from a genomic interval of Luteibacter pinisoli:
- a CDS encoding phosphocholine-specific phospholipase C, with translation MVSRDRRRFLQGAGATVAASLIAQGFPASIARALATAPDRRTGTINDVDHVVILMQENRSFDHYFGSLRGVRGFNDPRVLELGNGDPVWKQPTTATHTKFWKSRGIGADVGWVYPFHLDTRASGDHHEGTDHGWSTGHGAWNLGRNDRWIEQKQDVLTMAHLRREDAAFHYALADAFTVCDAYHASALADTAINRIYLWSGTSDPSGRLGTKPNGPGTEERANTNGYTWTTYPERLEKAGISWRVYQGGTGEPGSPTDNYTDNSLEFFAAYQVKEGADPNSPLVRNGVSTHTLRDLRNDVVHGRLPQVTWIVAPYKYSEHPTSSPADGAFYIRAVLDALTANTAVWSRTALILNYDENDGFFDHVVPPAPPLKNGEGGRVSAALVDGLRDEVMDLDAHPRISSPIVPDSDPKGLQPVGLGNRVPLIVVSPWTRGGWVCSETFDHTSVLRFLEKRFGVEEPNISTWRRAVCGDLTSCFDFAGRHDHRVPAIAVPHGSDGKAPITVPAAQVMPVQEPGTRPARALGYAWTVEHRLDAQQSRVVFNNTGVLGAAFLVYDGLDRDAPPRRYTASAGERLEDSWPLAARGDAYNRRIHGPNGYYAALRGFADDALEATVRGVSGQREVDVAVSNAGTSVVACRVGNAYGSAAPRELTLAPGETQTVTLDLTASAGWYDVSVTKHAAPGYLRRYAGHHEDGKPATSDPGPRA, from the coding sequence ATGGTTTCCCGTGATCGCCGCCGGTTCCTGCAAGGCGCAGGCGCCACCGTCGCTGCCTCGCTCATCGCGCAGGGCTTCCCGGCGTCGATCGCGCGTGCCCTCGCCACGGCACCGGACCGCCGCACGGGGACGATCAACGATGTCGACCACGTCGTGATCCTCATGCAGGAGAACCGTTCGTTCGACCACTACTTCGGCAGCCTGCGTGGCGTGCGTGGTTTCAACGATCCGCGCGTGCTCGAACTGGGTAACGGCGATCCGGTGTGGAAACAGCCGACCACCGCGACACACACGAAGTTCTGGAAGTCGCGTGGCATCGGCGCGGACGTCGGCTGGGTGTATCCATTCCACCTGGATACCCGGGCCAGCGGTGACCACCACGAAGGCACGGACCATGGCTGGAGCACCGGGCACGGTGCGTGGAACCTCGGCCGTAACGACCGCTGGATCGAGCAGAAGCAGGATGTCCTCACCATGGCGCACCTGCGCCGCGAGGACGCCGCGTTCCACTACGCGCTTGCCGACGCATTCACCGTCTGCGACGCGTACCACGCCTCCGCGCTTGCGGACACCGCGATCAACCGCATCTACCTGTGGAGCGGCACGTCCGATCCCTCCGGCCGCCTGGGCACGAAACCCAATGGCCCGGGCACCGAAGAGCGCGCCAACACCAACGGCTACACCTGGACGACGTACCCCGAGCGCCTCGAAAAAGCCGGCATTTCGTGGCGCGTCTACCAGGGCGGCACGGGCGAGCCCGGGTCGCCCACGGACAACTACACGGACAACTCGCTGGAATTCTTCGCGGCCTACCAGGTGAAGGAGGGCGCGGATCCGAACAGCCCGCTGGTGCGCAACGGCGTCTCCACGCATACCCTGCGCGACCTGCGCAACGATGTGGTGCATGGCCGCCTGCCGCAGGTGACGTGGATCGTCGCGCCGTACAAGTACAGCGAGCATCCCACGTCGTCGCCGGCGGATGGTGCGTTCTACATCCGTGCGGTGCTCGATGCGCTCACTGCGAACACCGCGGTGTGGAGCCGCACGGCGTTGATCCTGAACTACGACGAGAACGACGGGTTCTTCGACCATGTCGTGCCGCCCGCGCCGCCGCTGAAGAACGGGGAGGGCGGCAGGGTATCCGCCGCACTCGTCGACGGCTTGCGTGATGAGGTGATGGACCTGGATGCGCATCCGCGCATTTCCAGCCCCATCGTGCCGGATAGCGACCCAAAGGGTCTCCAGCCCGTGGGGCTCGGTAATCGCGTGCCGTTGATCGTCGTCTCCCCATGGACGCGTGGTGGCTGGGTGTGCAGCGAGACCTTCGACCACACGTCGGTGCTGCGTTTCCTCGAGAAGCGCTTCGGTGTGGAAGAGCCAAACATCAGCACCTGGCGCCGCGCGGTGTGCGGCGACCTCACCAGCTGCTTCGATTTCGCCGGTCGCCACGATCATCGTGTACCGGCGATCGCCGTGCCGCACGGTTCCGATGGCAAGGCGCCCATCACCGTCCCGGCGGCGCAGGTGATGCCGGTGCAGGAACCGGGCACGCGGCCGGCGCGAGCGCTTGGCTACGCGTGGACGGTGGAGCACCGCCTCGATGCGCAGCAAAGCCGCGTTGTCTTCAACAACACCGGCGTCCTCGGCGCGGCTTTCCTTGTTTACGACGGCCTCGATCGCGATGCGCCGCCGCGCCGTTATACGGCAAGCGCCGGCGAGCGTCTTGAAGACAGCTGGCCGCTGGCCGCGCGTGGCGACGCGTACAACCGTCGAATCCACGGCCCCAACGGCTACTACGCGGCACTGCGCGGGTTTGCCGACGATGCGCTGGAAGCCACGGTGCGCGGCGTGAGCGGCCAGCGCGAGGTGGACGTCGCGGTAAGCAATGCGGGCACGTCAGTCGTGGCGTGCCGTGTGGGGAACGCCTATGGCAGCGCGGCGCCGCGGGAACTGACGCTGGCACCGGGCGAGACGCAGACCGTCACGCTGGACCTCACCGCTAGCGCTGGCTGGTACGACGTCTCCGTCACCAAGCACGCTGCCCCGGGCTACCTCCGCCGCTACGCCGGCCACCACGAAGACGGCAAGCCGGCGACCAGCGATCCCGGTCCTCGGGCCTAG
- the prmB gene encoding 50S ribosomal protein L3 N(5)-glutamine methyltransferase, which yields MTSELTSIIDFIRYGASRFSAAGLTFGHSHDNPIDEATHLVLAALHLPPDIPPAYGAGKLVADERENILALIERRVTERVPVAYLVGETWFAGLKFKSDRRALVPRSPIAELIESRFTPWLDDRHIERALDLCTGSGCIGIAMAEYNPDWQVDIVDISDDALSLANENIVYQHAEDRVRAIKSDLFSGVKDEVYDLIVSNPPYVTNDEYAAMPAEYSHEPVLGLTSGDDGLDITLRILDEAAHHLSDDGLLIVEVGDSEHALANLLPRVPFVWLEFKVGQMGIFALERRDLVAHAADISAARAARN from the coding sequence GTGACCAGCGAACTCACCTCCATCATCGATTTCATCCGCTACGGCGCCAGCCGGTTCTCCGCCGCAGGCCTCACCTTCGGCCATAGCCATGACAATCCGATCGACGAAGCCACCCACCTGGTCCTGGCCGCCCTCCACCTGCCGCCCGACATCCCGCCGGCCTACGGCGCAGGCAAGCTGGTGGCCGACGAGCGCGAAAACATCCTCGCCCTCATCGAACGGCGCGTCACCGAGCGCGTCCCGGTCGCCTACCTCGTCGGCGAAACCTGGTTCGCTGGCCTCAAGTTCAAGAGCGACCGCCGCGCCCTCGTGCCGCGCTCGCCTATCGCCGAGCTCATCGAAAGCCGCTTCACCCCCTGGCTCGACGACCGCCATATCGAACGCGCCCTCGACCTGTGCACCGGTTCGGGCTGCATCGGCATCGCCATGGCCGAGTACAACCCGGACTGGCAGGTGGACATCGTCGATATCAGCGACGACGCCCTGAGCCTCGCCAACGAGAACATCGTCTACCAGCACGCCGAAGACCGCGTCCGGGCCATCAAGTCCGACCTCTTCTCCGGCGTGAAGGACGAGGTCTACGACCTCATCGTCTCCAATCCGCCGTACGTCACCAACGACGAATACGCCGCGATGCCGGCCGAATACAGCCATGAACCGGTCCTCGGCCTGACATCCGGCGATGATGGACTGGACATCACCCTGCGCATCCTCGACGAGGCCGCCCACCATCTCAGCGACGACGGCCTGCTTATCGTCGAAGTCGGCGACAGCGAACACGCCCTGGCGAACCTGCTGCCGCGCGTTCCCTTCGTCTGGCTGGAGTTCAAGGTGGGCCAGATGGGCATCTTTGCCCTCGAGCGTCGCGACCTGGTCGCGCACGCCGCGGATATCTCGGCCGCACGCGCTGCGCGGAACTAA
- the aroC gene encoding chorismate synthase yields the protein MSSNTFGKLLSVTTFGESHGPAIGCVVDGCPPGLPLEASEFRADLERRATGRSRHTSQRREADDIEILSGVYEGVTTGTPIALLIRNTDARSKDYGNILDTFRPGHADYTYWQKYGIRDPRGGGRSSARETTMRVAAGVIAKKWLAHRYGVTVQGHVSQVGEITPRGFDAAAIETSPFFWPFAEQIPELEAYMDALRKSGDSVGARVTVVAEGVPVGWGEPIYGKLDGELAAAMMSINAVKGVEIGDGFDAVSQRGTQHRDEITAQGFLSNHAGGILGGIATGQPVVVSMAFKPTSSVLIPGRSVDRAGEATEVVTKGRHDPCVGIRAVPIAEAMLALVLMDQALRHRAQCGDVVPVSPRIPGTVQE from the coding sequence GTGTCCTCCAATACGTTCGGCAAGCTCCTCTCCGTAACCACCTTCGGCGAAAGCCACGGCCCGGCGATCGGGTGCGTGGTGGACGGGTGCCCGCCCGGCCTGCCGCTGGAGGCCAGTGAATTCCGCGCCGACCTCGAGCGCCGTGCCACGGGCCGCTCGAGGCATACCTCGCAGCGGCGCGAGGCCGACGACATCGAGATCCTCTCGGGCGTCTACGAGGGTGTCACCACCGGCACCCCCATCGCCCTGCTGATCCGCAACACCGATGCGCGGTCAAAGGATTACGGCAACATCCTCGACACGTTCCGCCCGGGCCATGCGGATTACACGTACTGGCAGAAGTACGGTATCCGCGACCCGCGCGGTGGCGGCCGTTCGTCCGCCCGTGAAACCACCATGCGCGTGGCCGCCGGTGTCATCGCCAAGAAGTGGCTTGCCCACCGCTACGGCGTGACGGTGCAGGGCCATGTCAGCCAGGTGGGTGAGATCACCCCGCGTGGCTTCGACGCCGCCGCCATCGAGACCAGCCCGTTCTTCTGGCCCTTCGCCGAGCAGATCCCGGAACTCGAGGCTTACATGGACGCCCTGCGCAAGTCGGGTGATTCGGTAGGCGCACGGGTCACGGTGGTGGCCGAAGGCGTGCCGGTGGGCTGGGGCGAACCCATCTACGGCAAGCTCGACGGCGAACTCGCCGCCGCGATGATGTCGATCAACGCCGTCAAGGGCGTGGAGATCGGCGATGGCTTCGACGCCGTCAGCCAGCGCGGCACCCAGCACCGCGACGAGATCACCGCGCAGGGTTTCCTTTCCAACCACGCGGGCGGGATCCTCGGCGGCATCGCCACCGGCCAGCCCGTCGTCGTATCCATGGCCTTCAAGCCCACCTCCAGCGTGCTGATCCCGGGTCGCAGCGTCGACCGCGCGGGTGAGGCCACCGAAGTGGTCACGAAGGGCCGGCATGATCCCTGTGTCGGGATCCGCGCCGTCCCCATCGCCGAGGCCATGCTGGCCCTGGTGCTGATGGACCAGGCCCTGCGCCATCGCGCCCAGTGCGGCGATGTCGTGCCGGTGTCGCCGCGCATCCCGGGCACCGTGCAGGAGTAA
- a CDS encoding 2-hydroxyacid dehydrogenase, with protein sequence MSKPKVWVSRPFFPDIVDRLREHFEVTAETEERAFSPEELAVRLADADAAIVGLADRIDAGVLKGAPKLRFVANLGVGYNNLDLDALTEAGVGASNTPDVLNETVADYGWALMMAAARRVGEAERWLRAGQWKGSRFEGWLGADIHGSTIGILGMGRIGQAIARRAVGFRARVIYHNRSRLDAAIETECGATYVDKAALLAQADHLILVLPFTPANRHTIGAAELKAMKPTATLTNIARGGIVDDEALARALADGEIAAAALDVFEGEPAVHPDLLEQQNVVLSPHIASASRDTRRGMASLAVDNVLAAFGHGPSAGRPPTILNPGVLADAS encoded by the coding sequence ATGAGCAAGCCGAAGGTCTGGGTCTCCCGGCCGTTTTTTCCTGACATCGTCGACCGCCTGCGCGAGCACTTCGAGGTCACGGCCGAAACCGAGGAGCGGGCGTTCTCGCCCGAGGAACTGGCGGTACGCCTGGCGGATGCCGATGCCGCCATCGTCGGCCTGGCCGACCGCATCGATGCCGGCGTGCTGAAGGGCGCACCGAAGCTGCGCTTCGTCGCCAACCTCGGCGTGGGCTACAACAACCTCGACCTGGACGCCCTCACCGAGGCGGGCGTTGGCGCCTCCAATACGCCGGATGTCCTTAACGAGACCGTGGCCGACTACGGCTGGGCGCTGATGATGGCGGCCGCCCGTCGTGTCGGCGAGGCGGAGCGCTGGCTCCGGGCAGGGCAGTGGAAGGGTTCGCGGTTCGAAGGCTGGCTGGGCGCCGATATCCACGGCAGCACCATCGGCATCCTCGGCATGGGCCGCATCGGCCAGGCCATCGCCCGCCGCGCCGTTGGATTCCGGGCACGGGTCATCTATCACAACCGGTCGCGGCTCGATGCCGCCATCGAAACCGAGTGCGGCGCCACGTATGTGGACAAGGCCGCGCTGCTGGCGCAGGCAGACCACCTCATCCTGGTGCTGCCGTTCACCCCGGCCAACCGCCACACCATCGGCGCGGCCGAGCTGAAGGCCATGAAGCCGACGGCCACCCTGACCAATATCGCCCGTGGCGGCATCGTCGATGACGAAGCGCTGGCCCGGGCGCTGGCCGACGGCGAGATCGCCGCGGCGGCCCTCGATGTGTTCGAGGGGGAGCCCGCGGTCCATCCGGACCTGCTCGAACAGCAAAATGTCGTGCTCAGTCCACACATCGCAAGCGCAAGTCGCGACACACGTCGCGGCATGGCGTCGCTGGCTGTGGACAATGTGCTGGCTGCGTTCGGGCATGGTCCCAGCGCCGGTCGGCCACCCACGATCCTCAACCCGGGTGTGCTGGCTGACGCCAGCTGA
- a CDS encoding aspartate-semialdehyde dehydrogenase: protein MSKKTSYKVAMVGATGAVGETLLSILAERDFPVSELIPLASERSAGGTVDFAGKSYVVKDLAKFDFDGVDIAFFSAGGSVSREHAPRAAAAGAVVIDNTSEFRYQDDIPLVVSEVNPHAIADYTVRGIIANPNCSTMGMLVALAPIHRAVGIERINVATYQSVSGAGRSGLEELGKQTAQMLNFQDVESTKFPKQIAFNVIPHIDDFQPNGYTKEEMKMVWETQKILEDPSIQVNPTAVRVPVFYGHSEAVHIETRDKITAEQARGLLEQAEGVVVIDERAAGGYPTPVSDAAGKDPVFVGRIREDISHERGLDLWVVSDNIRKGAALNAVQIAEILIEKYL from the coding sequence ATGAGCAAGAAGACGAGTTACAAGGTGGCGATGGTGGGTGCAACCGGCGCCGTCGGTGAAACCCTCCTTTCGATCCTGGCCGAGCGGGACTTTCCCGTCAGCGAACTGATTCCCCTGGCGAGCGAGCGCTCGGCGGGCGGTACCGTTGATTTCGCCGGAAAATCGTACGTCGTCAAAGACCTGGCCAAATTCGACTTCGACGGCGTGGACATCGCGTTCTTCTCCGCCGGCGGTTCGGTCAGCCGTGAGCACGCCCCGCGCGCCGCGGCGGCCGGTGCCGTGGTGATCGATAACACCTCCGAGTTCCGCTACCAGGACGACATCCCGCTGGTGGTCTCCGAGGTGAACCCGCACGCCATCGCCGACTACACGGTGCGCGGCATCATCGCCAACCCGAACTGCTCGACGATGGGCATGCTGGTGGCCCTGGCGCCGATCCACCGCGCAGTGGGCATCGAGCGCATCAACGTGGCCACCTACCAGTCGGTATCCGGCGCGGGCCGCAGTGGCCTTGAAGAGCTGGGCAAGCAGACGGCGCAGATGCTGAACTTCCAGGACGTGGAATCGACCAAGTTCCCGAAGCAGATCGCCTTCAACGTCATCCCGCACATCGACGACTTCCAGCCCAATGGCTACACCAAGGAAGAAATGAAGATGGTCTGGGAGACCCAGAAGATCCTGGAAGACCCATCCATCCAGGTGAACCCGACGGCGGTGCGCGTGCCGGTGTTCTACGGCCATTCGGAAGCGGTACACATCGAAACCCGCGACAAGATCACCGCCGAACAGGCCCGCGGGCTGCTGGAGCAGGCCGAAGGCGTGGTGGTGATCGATGAGCGGGCCGCGGGTGGCTACCCGACCCCGGTCAGCGATGCCGCCGGCAAGGATCCGGTGTTCGTCGGCCGCATCCGCGAGGATATCTCCCATGAGCGCGGCCTCGACCTGTGGGTGGTCTCGGACAATATCCGTAAGGGTGCGGCGCTCAATGCCGTGCAGATCGCGGAAATCCTGATCGAGAAGTACCTCTGA
- a CDS encoding FimV/HubP family polar landmark protein: MPAKAAAPRDSGQPRAAAPAAPAAPAAQAANGSIGPVQRGQTLSTIARDNANGADINQMLVALHKANPDAFYRDNINALKTGAVLRMPSHDDVQAQSAAAALAEVRRQNEAWRSGAARAPASVADGASSGAESSGKASTPKSDRLALVPAKEGGDAASTRAGVKGGTGDAQVAGLKQELATSQESVASLKQQGTELKSRVGDLEAINTKNQRLLSLKDTEIAELQRKLAEARKHAGEPAPAASAPAPVAAAPAPAPAAAEPVAAASAPAPAASAPATPVASTPDTAANAPAAAATVATAPLPAPAAAQPATPPAAAPDKPKHVLTPAPAPADEDPWFMQPWAWGGGAIVILLLLVAAVFGRRKKAVAAAAPSSLADRFGQEPTFGKFDFDEHEPMDQDQREIIDALSEHPDDIGLHLELVSLYYGRRDVDHFEAAAEAMFAHVADPEQPEWREVVMMGEELAPTHPLFGGQPVDAIDDPYEGDTYAPSHTDHANAEALEAFDLGTYVTSPDDDGHPAPPLPQKRSEYHFNFDLTPVQRAEADRRPHAPDVFDVDAPESPYTEAKDAEPVEPVEERSSWSFEDEGHATAPATPVEPPRFDEPPRFDEPSFPDDEPVVDGTGTESFSDDPVDTKLDLARAYLDMGDAEGARLMLDEVINEGSQTQKDTARRIMDGMA, encoded by the coding sequence GTGCCGGCCAAGGCCGCCGCACCGCGTGACAGCGGCCAGCCGCGCGCCGCCGCGCCTGCCGCTCCCGCAGCGCCGGCTGCCCAGGCGGCTAACGGCAGCATCGGCCCGGTCCAGCGCGGCCAGACGCTTTCCACCATCGCCCGCGACAACGCCAATGGCGCCGACATCAACCAGATGCTGGTGGCCCTGCACAAGGCGAATCCGGACGCGTTCTACCGCGACAACATCAACGCGCTGAAGACCGGCGCGGTGCTGCGCATGCCGTCGCATGACGACGTCCAGGCCCAGTCCGCCGCCGCCGCGCTGGCCGAAGTGCGCCGCCAGAACGAAGCCTGGCGCTCGGGCGCCGCGCGTGCGCCGGCCTCCGTGGCCGATGGCGCTTCCAGCGGTGCCGAGTCGTCGGGCAAGGCCAGCACGCCGAAGAGCGATCGCCTCGCCCTCGTGCCCGCGAAGGAAGGTGGCGATGCCGCTTCCACGCGCGCCGGTGTGAAGGGCGGCACGGGCGATGCCCAGGTCGCCGGCCTCAAGCAGGAACTCGCCACGTCGCAGGAATCGGTCGCCTCGCTCAAGCAGCAGGGCACCGAGCTCAAGTCGCGGGTGGGTGACCTGGAAGCCATCAACACGAAGAACCAGCGCCTGCTGAGCCTCAAGGACACGGAAATCGCCGAGCTGCAGCGCAAGCTCGCCGAGGCCCGCAAGCACGCCGGCGAGCCGGCGCCCGCGGCCAGCGCCCCGGCGCCTGTCGCTGCCGCACCGGCGCCCGCCCCGGCGGCTGCCGAGCCGGTGGCTGCTGCCTCCGCGCCTGCGCCGGCCGCTTCGGCCCCGGCGACGCCGGTGGCCAGCACGCCCGATACCGCTGCCAATGCACCGGCCGCTGCCGCCACCGTGGCCACCGCACCGCTGCCGGCGCCGGCCGCTGCCCAGCCGGCCACGCCGCCGGCGGCGGCGCCCGACAAGCCGAAGCACGTGCTGACGCCGGCCCCGGCGCCTGCCGACGAAGACCCGTGGTTCATGCAGCCGTGGGCCTGGGGTGGCGGCGCCATCGTCATCCTGCTGCTGCTCGTCGCCGCCGTGTTTGGCCGCCGCAAGAAGGCCGTGGCCGCTGCCGCGCCGAGCTCGCTGGCGGACCGCTTCGGCCAGGAGCCGACCTTCGGCAAGTTCGATTTCGACGAACACGAGCCGATGGACCAGGACCAGCGCGAGATCATCGATGCGCTGTCCGAGCATCCGGACGACATCGGCCTGCACCTGGAGCTGGTCAGCCTCTATTACGGCCGTCGCGACGTCGACCATTTCGAAGCCGCCGCCGAAGCGATGTTCGCCCACGTGGCCGACCCGGAACAGCCGGAATGGCGCGAGGTGGTGATGATGGGCGAAGAGCTCGCCCCCACGCACCCGCTGTTCGGCGGCCAGCCGGTCGACGCCATCGACGATCCGTACGAGGGCGATACCTACGCCCCGTCGCACACCGATCACGCGAATGCCGAAGCGCTGGAAGCGTTCGACCTGGGCACGTACGTGACCAGCCCGGACGACGACGGCCATCCGGCCCCGCCGCTGCCGCAGAAGCGCAGCGAGTACCACTTCAACTTCGACCTGACCCCGGTGCAGCGCGCCGAGGCCGACCGTCGCCCGCACGCGCCGGACGTGTTCGACGTGGACGCCCCGGAATCGCCTTACACCGAGGCGAAGGACGCCGAGCCGGTCGAGCCGGTGGAAGAGCGTTCCAGCTGGTCGTTCGAGGACGAAGGGCATGCCACCGCCCCGGCCACCCCGGTCGAGCCGCCGCGCTTTGACGAACCGCCGCGCTTCGACGAGCCGAGCTTCCCGGACGACGAACCGGTGGTCGACGGTACCGGCACGGAGAGCTTCAGCGACGATCCGGTCGACACCAAGCTCGACCTGGCCCGCGCCTACCTCGACATGGGCGACGCCGAAGGCGCCCGCCTGATGCTCGACGAAGTGATCAACGAAGGCAGCCAGACCCAGAAGGACACGGCCCGCCGCATCATGGACGGCATGGCCTGA
- the truA gene encoding tRNA pseudouridine(38-40) synthase TruA, with the protein MRIALGVEYDGTDFFGWQKLSHAKTVQGALEQALSFVAHEPVEVAAAGRTDAGVHGRCQVVHFDTEVVRDMRGWVLGACSNLPRSVAVTWAQPVADDFHARFSARMRRYRYRLLPRFVRPSLDARFVAWEKKPLDAARMHEAAQAIVGEHDFSAFRAISCQAAHARRNVRAIRVFRDDIHIVVEIEANAFLHHMVRNIVGSLIPIGRGEQPVAWMAELLEGRNRDVAGATAPPEGLTFLGPLYEAHWGLPPEVTL; encoded by the coding sequence ATGCGTATTGCCCTAGGCGTCGAATACGACGGCACTGACTTCTTTGGCTGGCAGAAGCTCAGCCATGCGAAGACCGTGCAGGGCGCGCTTGAGCAAGCCCTTTCTTTCGTCGCCCACGAACCGGTCGAAGTGGCCGCCGCCGGTCGCACCGATGCGGGCGTCCACGGGCGCTGTCAGGTGGTGCATTTCGACACCGAGGTGGTCCGCGACATGCGTGGCTGGGTGCTCGGCGCCTGCTCCAACCTGCCGCGTTCGGTGGCCGTGACCTGGGCCCAGCCGGTGGCCGACGACTTCCACGCCCGGTTCTCCGCACGCATGCGCCGCTACCGTTACCGGCTGCTGCCACGTTTCGTACGCCCGTCGCTGGATGCGCGCTTCGTGGCGTGGGAAAAGAAACCGCTGGACGCGGCGCGCATGCACGAGGCCGCCCAGGCCATCGTTGGCGAGCACGATTTCTCCGCCTTCCGCGCCATTTCGTGCCAGGCCGCGCACGCGCGTCGCAATGTCCGCGCCATCCGTGTCTTCCGCGACGATATCCACATCGTGGTCGAGATCGAGGCCAACGCCTTCCTGCATCACATGGTGCGCAACATCGTCGGTTCGCTGATTCCCATCGGCCGCGGCGAGCAGCCCGTCGCATGGATGGCTGAACTGCTGGAAGGCCGCAATCGCGACGTGGCCGGTGCCACGGCCCCGCCGGAAGGCCTGACCTTCCTCGGCCCGCTGTACGAAGCCCACTGGGGCCTGCCGCCGGAGGTGACGCTGTGA
- a CDS encoding phosphoribosylanthranilate isomerase gives MTRIKYCGFTRIDDIQAAAQLGVDAVGMVMTRKSKRFVDIDQAIALRDAVPPFVSTVVLVMDDDAAWVDEIVSRVRPDMLQFHGTETDAECAAHGVRYLKAIAMGEGEGALPRLRAYPGAAGLLLDGHGLGETGGSGQRFDWARMPRDLAQPLVLAGGLTADNVAEAIRTARPWGVDLSSGIETSPGLKDRAKMERFLAAVRAVPSA, from the coding sequence GTGACCCGGATCAAGTACTGCGGATTCACCCGCATCGACGACATCCAGGCCGCCGCGCAGCTCGGTGTGGACGCAGTCGGCATGGTGATGACGCGCAAGAGCAAGCGCTTCGTCGACATCGACCAGGCCATCGCGCTGCGCGATGCCGTGCCGCCCTTCGTCAGCACCGTGGTGCTGGTGATGGATGACGATGCGGCATGGGTCGACGAAATCGTCAGCCGCGTGCGCCCGGACATGTTGCAGTTCCACGGCACGGAAACCGATGCCGAATGCGCCGCCCATGGCGTGCGCTACCTCAAGGCCATCGCCATGGGCGAAGGCGAGGGCGCCTTGCCGCGCCTGCGTGCGTACCCCGGCGCAGCCGGCCTCCTGCTCGACGGGCACGGCCTGGGTGAAACCGGTGGCAGCGGCCAGCGCTTCGACTGGGCGCGGATGCCACGCGACCTGGCGCAACCGCTGGTGCTCGCCGGTGGACTCACCGCCGACAATGTCGCCGAGGCGATCCGCACCGCCCGGCCCTGGGGCGTGGATCTCTCCAGCGGGATCGAGACGTCGCCCGGCCTGAAGGATCGGGCTAAGATGGAACGCTTCCTCGCCGCCGTGCGCGCCGTCCCCAGCGCGTGA
- the trpB gene encoding tryptophan synthase subunit beta codes for MTQISDFHAYPDAHGRFGDYGGIYVAETLMEPLAELTAAYERLRKDPAFIAELDRDLKYYVGRPSPVYFAERLTKHVGGARIILKREDLNHTGAHKINNTVGQALVARHMGKPRIIAETGAGQHGVASATVAARLGLKCVVYMGAVDIERQKINVYRMRLLGAEVVPVTSGSKTLKDALNEAMRDWVTNVADTFYIIGTVAGPHPYPQMVRDFNAIVGREAREQTLEQFGRLPDVITACVGGGSNAIGLFHAFLNDRDVRIVGAEAGGDGIATGRHAASLAAGKPGVLHGNRTYVLSDPNGQIMETHSVSAGLDYPGVGPEHAFLKDAGRAEYVGVTDDEALEAFHLLARTEGILAALESSHAIAQAIKLARELPKDGLVLANLSGRGDKDVHTIAAREGIEL; via the coding sequence ATGACCCAGATCTCGGATTTCCACGCCTACCCGGATGCGCATGGGCGCTTCGGTGATTACGGCGGTATCTATGTCGCCGAAACGCTCATGGAGCCGCTGGCCGAACTCACGGCCGCCTACGAGCGCCTGCGCAAGGATCCGGCCTTCATCGCCGAGCTCGACCGCGACCTCAAGTACTACGTGGGCCGTCCGAGCCCGGTGTATTTCGCCGAGCGCCTGACCAAGCACGTGGGCGGCGCGCGCATCATCCTCAAGCGCGAAGACCTGAACCACACCGGCGCGCACAAGATCAACAACACCGTGGGCCAGGCGCTGGTCGCCCGGCACATGGGCAAGCCGCGCATCATCGCCGAGACCGGCGCGGGCCAGCACGGCGTGGCCAGCGCCACCGTCGCAGCTCGCCTGGGCCTGAAGTGCGTGGTGTACATGGGCGCCGTCGATATCGAGCGGCAGAAGATCAACGTCTACCGCATGCGCCTGCTCGGCGCGGAAGTGGTACCCGTTACCTCTGGCTCGAAGACGCTGAAGGATGCCCTGAACGAAGCGATGCGCGACTGGGTCACCAACGTCGCCGACACCTTCTACATCATCGGCACCGTCGCCGGCCCGCACCCGTACCCGCAGATGGTCCGCGACTTCAACGCCATCGTTGGCCGCGAAGCACGCGAGCAGACGCTGGAGCAGTTCGGCCGCTTGCCGGACGTGATCACCGCCTGCGTCGGTGGTGGCTCCAACGCCATCGGCCTGTTCCACGCCTTCCTCAACGACCGCGACGTGCGCATCGTCGGCGCGGAAGCGGGGGGTGACGGCATCGCCACCGGCCGCCACGCTGCCTCGCTGGCCGCCGGCAAGCCCGGCGTGCTGCACGGCAACCGCACCTATGTGCTGTCCGACCCGAATGGCCAGATCATGGAAACCCATTCGGTGTCTGCCGGCCTGGATTACCCGGGCGTCGGCCCCGAGCATGCGTTCCTCAAGGACGCCGGCCGTGCCGAGTACGTCGGCGTGACCGACGACGAGGCGCTGGAAGCGTTCCACCTGCTGGCCCGCACCGAAGGCATCCTCGCCGCGCTGGAATCCAGCCATGCCATCGCCCAGGCGATCAAGCTGGCCCGCGAACTGCCGAAGGACGGCCTCGTCCTCGCCAACCTGTCGGGCCGTGGCGACAAGGACGTGCACACGATTGCCGCGCGTGAAGGGATCGAACTCTGA